The genome window AAAATATTTGTCAATATTCCTATATGTTACAATCGCTTCGTTAATATCCGAAAATGGTTCTAAATATGGGTGAGAACGTTCAAATGTAAAACGAACGCCTAGTTTAATTGATAAGTCAAGTTCTGTCTTAGTATGGTCAAACTTTATTAATTTAAGTTCTATTGCTAAATTAAGTAATTCTTGGGTAATTGTCTTAAATAATGACAACATAGTCGCGTCTGGAGAACAAGCGACATAAATATGCTCTCTGTCAGAAGCTGTGACCCTTTGTGCAACACTCCTAGCGAGACTTGTTTTCCCAACACCTCGATTACCATAAATAAAGGGGATTGAACTGTAATACAATAATTCATGTGTAATTGTCTCGAATTCGGTTGTCCTACCGCGTAAAAATTCAAAATTTCTAATTGGGCGTTCTGGAGAAAGATATCTCCCAAGAATTTGCAACTTTTCTTCGATTTCTTGAAGCTCCAGAGGCGTTTCCCTAATTAACATTTTTCAAACTCCACTTATTATTACTCATCAGGTTTTATCTACTTTTTTCCAATGCAAATACCTATATCCTCCTCTCTGGAACAAATAAAGACCCACGTCACCACTTTTCCTGGATGACGTGGGTCATTTCGCAACTATTCCCAAATAATCCAGTTAGCTAGTTCTTCTTTTTCTCCAACACAATTTTCCCTTCTTCCAAGCAGGAGACCTTAAACTCGTCACCCTGGTTGAAGCCGTAGTTGGCCAGGAGTGTCGGGGACAGACGGAGACCATTCTTCGAGAACTTCACACTGCCAGATGCCACACGAGCATCCATTCCCTCGATCTTGTAGAACTTCTCATCCAGCGTCATAAGCTTCGTGAGATGGTTTTTCAGGGTGGTCTTGGGAATATCAAAGACATCCATGATTTGCTGAGCGGTCTTTCCTTCGGTGATCATGGTGCGAAGTTTCATCGCGTCAAATTTCGATGCGATAGGCATGGGTAAAAACTCCTTTCGGTTTTGATCTTCGAATTTTCCTGTGGAAAATAACTTAAATTTTGTTGCTGTCAACTTGGCGTGGAGCTTGTTTCGTTAAAATGAGTTCATTTTTGGAAATTAAGCGAAAAAATATTGTCAGGTTTCGATTCAGTTTTTTGTCGGCTAGAGCTGGCAAAGGTCATCAGATACTTTTCAAAAACATCGTTTTTGACGGTTCTGTCGCTGAAAATAAAAAAATGCAGGAACCTGCATCGGCAACATGCTAAAATAACTTTGATTTTATTCTGAACTTATCCAAGCCCTCGGTCCCAGGTCTGGATTCCCCCATCTTCCAGGACAGCCCTCTCCTTCGCGCTACCCTGCCCCCTCCTGGGCGTTTTCCCCTGGCCTCCCCATTTTGGGCTCCCCCAGCCCCGGACTTCCAGGGAAACCCCACTCCGGCCCAAAGTACGAAAAGCCCTACCACAGTTCCAACTATTTCCCTGTCCCCGTGACCGACCCTCTGGCCCAGGGTATCCTTCTCCCCAAAGCTCACCTGTTGAACCAGGAGAAGGACACCTTATGCCACCACAACATCTCGATAATCTCACTTTGAAGGATGAGATCATCAACGCATTTCGGCCGATCGAGCAGCTTTTCAAGATCATGGACGCATCTGCCCCCGATGCCGATGAAACGATTATCCGCTGCTACGCCGAAATCGGATTGGAGCTTACTGGGAACTTCCGTGAGCGGATCAAAAAGTTGCTTGGTCGAGAACATGAAGGTGCTGAAAATGCCGAAGGATGACAGCTGGAACGTCGTTTATGCTTATTCCCGGGAGCAAGCGATTGCCGATGGCGTCCTAGTAGACGTCACCGAAGCTGCGAAGGCAATCGGCTTCAAGCTCGGCACCGTGGTCACCGATCACCTGTTCCACGGCTAT of Solidesulfovibrio fructosivorans JJ] contains these proteins:
- a CDS encoding helix-turn-helix domain-containing protein, whose product is MPIASKFDAMKLRTMITEGKTAQQIMDVFDIPKTTLKNHLTKLMTLDEKFYKIEGMDARVASGSVKFSKNGLRLSPTLLANYGFNQGDEFKVSCLEEGKIVLEKKKN
- a CDS encoding ATP-binding protein — protein: MLIRETPLELQEIEEKLQILGRYLSPERPIRNFEFLRGRTTEFETITHELLYYSSIPFIYGNRGVGKTSLARSVAQRVTASDREHIYVACSPDATMLSLFKTITQELLNLAIELKLIKFDHTKTELDLSIKLGVRFTFERSHPYLEPFSDINEAIVTYRNIDKYF